The Pseudarthrobacter sulfonivorans genome includes a window with the following:
- a CDS encoding MFS transporter — protein MPTDRSTTDSSAGVNNASRPNNAAPNNALPSARKPKILARRRLKESDVNVVNQPMLKKALGGTIVGNTMEWFDVGVFGYLITTMGPVFLPEADKSVQTLFLLGTFAATFIARPLGGVVFGWLGDKIGRQKVLAATLMIMAASTFAVGLLPGYAQIGIWAAALLVILKLVQGFSTGGEYAGATTFVSEYAPDKRRGFFASFLDMGSYLGFALGAALVSVLQLTLGQTAMEEWAWRIPFLIAGPLGLIAIYFRNKIEESPQFQATLDAQESIGQAAAAADVDAAKSPVGIVKAYWRSLIVAMILVAAANTAGYALTSYMPTYLTESKGYDPVHGTLLTIPVLVIMALCIPLTGKLSDRIGRRPVLWIGAISTVVLATPAFLLIGVGDVWSTLAGLSLIAFPVTFYVANLASALPAQFPTANRYSAMGIAYNFAVAIFGGTTPFIVAALITATGDDMMPAYYLMATSAIGAVAIYFLKESAKRPLPGSMPSVDTQAEAKELVATQDENPLIDLADMPFESQDVTDAAASKVPAGV, from the coding sequence ATGCCCACAGACCGAAGCACGACCGACTCTTCAGCAGGCGTGAACAACGCCAGCCGACCCAACAACGCAGCACCAAATAACGCACTCCCAAGTGCGCGTAAACCGAAGATCCTTGCACGCCGCAGGCTCAAAGAGTCCGACGTGAATGTTGTAAACCAGCCCATGCTGAAAAAAGCGCTCGGCGGAACCATCGTGGGTAACACCATGGAGTGGTTCGACGTCGGCGTATTCGGCTACCTGATCACCACCATGGGACCTGTCTTCCTTCCCGAGGCCGACAAGTCCGTCCAGACGCTGTTCCTGCTTGGAACGTTCGCTGCCACCTTCATTGCCCGTCCACTCGGCGGTGTTGTGTTCGGCTGGCTCGGTGACAAGATCGGGCGGCAAAAAGTACTCGCCGCAACACTGATGATTATGGCTGCCAGTACGTTCGCCGTCGGGCTGTTGCCCGGATACGCCCAGATCGGCATCTGGGCCGCTGCGCTGCTGGTAATCCTGAAGCTTGTACAGGGCTTCTCCACCGGCGGTGAATACGCAGGCGCCACCACGTTCGTGAGCGAATACGCCCCGGATAAGCGCCGTGGATTCTTTGCAAGCTTCCTGGACATGGGCAGCTACCTCGGCTTTGCCCTGGGTGCGGCGCTGGTTTCTGTCCTGCAGCTGACCCTTGGCCAGACAGCCATGGAGGAATGGGCCTGGCGCATACCCTTCCTCATTGCCGGCCCGCTGGGCCTCATCGCCATCTACTTCCGGAACAAGATCGAGGAATCCCCTCAGTTCCAGGCCACCCTGGATGCCCAGGAATCCATCGGGCAGGCCGCCGCAGCAGCTGACGTGGACGCCGCCAAGAGTCCGGTCGGAATCGTCAAGGCCTACTGGCGCTCGCTCATCGTGGCCATGATCCTTGTGGCCGCTGCCAACACCGCCGGGTACGCCTTGACGTCCTACATGCCGACGTACCTCACGGAGTCCAAGGGCTACGATCCCGTCCACGGCACACTGCTGACCATCCCCGTGCTGGTCATCATGGCCTTGTGCATCCCGCTGACGGGCAAGCTGTCCGACCGCATCGGCCGCCGGCCGGTCCTCTGGATCGGCGCCATCAGCACTGTGGTGCTGGCTACGCCGGCGTTCCTGCTGATCGGCGTCGGTGACGTCTGGTCCACGCTGGCAGGCCTCTCGCTGATCGCGTTCCCAGTGACGTTCTATGTTGCGAACCTCGCCTCGGCATTGCCCGCACAGTTCCCGACAGCCAACAGGTACAGCGCCATGGGTATCGCCTACAACTTCGCAGTTGCCATCTTCGGCGGCACCACGCCGTTCATCGTGGCCGCGCTGATCACGGCGACCGGCGATGACATGATGCCGGCCTACTACCTCATGGCGACCTCAGCCATCGGGGCTGTGGCCATCTACTTCCTGAAGGAATCAGCCAAGCGTCCGCTGCCCGGCTCCATGCCCAGCGTGGACACCCAGGCAGAGGCCAAGGAACTCGTGGCCACCCAGGACGAGAACCCGCTGATCGACCTGGCCGACATGCCGTTCGAATCCCAGGACGTCACCGATGCCGCGGCTTCCAAAGTTCCGGCCGGAGTCTAA
- a CDS encoding YciI family protein codes for MAKYMLIMRETEESLAKFTDVDFDEAMNAMGKFNDELIHAGVLLAAEGLEDPKEGVVVDFTGETPVVTDGPYGETKELFGGFYILDVASKQEAIEWAKRAPLTAGRKTEIRRVPTIDEFPQDNEWIQKERAWREQTGQL; via the coding sequence ATGGCCAAGTACATGTTGATTATGCGGGAAACCGAAGAGTCCCTCGCGAAGTTCACGGACGTCGACTTCGACGAGGCGATGAACGCCATGGGCAAGTTCAATGACGAACTGATCCACGCCGGCGTCCTGCTGGCGGCCGAGGGCCTGGAGGATCCGAAGGAGGGCGTTGTGGTCGACTTCACCGGCGAAACACCGGTGGTCACCGACGGCCCCTACGGAGAAACCAAGGAACTGTTCGGCGGCTTCTACATCCTCGATGTGGCGTCGAAGCAGGAAGCCATCGAGTGGGCGAAGCGGGCGCCGCTCACGGCCGGCCGCAAGACCGAAATCCGCCGCGTGCCCACCATCGACGAGTTCCCGCAGGACAACGAATGGATCCAGAAGGAACGCGCCTGGCGCGAGCAGACCGGGCAGCTGTGA
- a CDS encoding VOC family protein, producing the protein MAGEPAFFEIGVEDPERGRAFYGALFGWDFSPGPSDEGGSIIGTPGIPGGLHGGDKGAVPYLFFRVDDMDAALARVRELGGSTERAELGDEDPAEYGRFKLCKDDQGSTFGLHQPPAP; encoded by the coding sequence ATGGCCGGCGAACCAGCGTTCTTTGAAATCGGCGTCGAAGATCCCGAACGGGGCAGGGCGTTCTACGGCGCGCTCTTCGGCTGGGACTTCAGCCCCGGACCGTCCGACGAGGGCGGGTCCATAATCGGCACCCCCGGCATCCCCGGCGGGCTGCACGGCGGAGACAAGGGCGCGGTGCCTTACCTGTTCTTCCGGGTGGACGACATGGACGCCGCCCTGGCCCGGGTGCGTGAACTTGGCGGCTCGACGGAAAGAGCGGAACTGGGCGACGAGGACCCGGCGGAGTACGGAAGATTCAAGCTCTGCAAGGACGATCAGGGCTCAACCTTCGGCCTGCACCAGCCGCCGGCGCCGTAA
- a CDS encoding FUSC family protein, which translates to MRRVMVHARTLHALGPANNDRLSAVRVALSVAVPSLVLLAIGRPELTMYAVFGALTGMYGRSESHQLRLKHQAQAAVVLVSGITVGVFLSVNHLHSWWLVLVEAVLAGAGSLFSDKVRLKPNGPFFGILALGACASVPTNVPFLTAVLIGAASAAFSILVGFAGWLRVRAWQAGAVRDAPRLSGELRQAALVHATRYVLAVGVAGICGVLSGSGHPHWAMAAAAVPLAGADLPSRVHRGIHRIVGTFVGLALVAVVLFPGPLSPLQYFPGHTAAVLALLVIAFQFPTELFMARHYGWAMVFFTPVIVLMTQLAAPVDPGLLVTERAVETFVGAVIGIAVVVAVRAPRRATASDAAAVRT; encoded by the coding sequence GTGCGCAGAGTCATGGTGCATGCCCGCACCCTGCACGCTCTGGGCCCGGCGAACAACGACCGGCTCTCGGCCGTTCGGGTTGCCCTCAGCGTGGCAGTGCCCTCCCTGGTGCTCCTGGCCATCGGCCGTCCCGAGCTGACCATGTACGCGGTATTCGGTGCCCTGACCGGCATGTATGGACGCTCGGAATCCCACCAGCTTCGCCTCAAGCATCAGGCGCAGGCTGCAGTGGTCCTGGTCAGCGGCATCACGGTAGGCGTGTTCCTGTCCGTCAACCACCTCCACTCCTGGTGGCTGGTGCTGGTTGAGGCCGTGCTGGCCGGTGCCGGTTCCCTGTTCTCGGACAAGGTGCGGCTCAAGCCGAACGGACCGTTCTTCGGCATCCTGGCACTGGGCGCCTGCGCCTCCGTCCCAACGAACGTGCCGTTCCTGACGGCCGTGCTGATCGGTGCGGCCTCTGCCGCGTTCTCGATCCTGGTGGGCTTCGCCGGCTGGCTGCGGGTCCGGGCCTGGCAGGCCGGTGCCGTGCGGGATGCTCCGCGTCTCAGCGGTGAACTCCGGCAGGCCGCGCTGGTGCACGCCACCCGCTATGTCCTGGCCGTCGGTGTGGCCGGAATCTGCGGCGTCCTGAGCGGCAGCGGCCACCCGCACTGGGCCATGGCCGCGGCCGCCGTCCCGCTCGCGGGGGCCGACCTGCCCAGCCGCGTCCACCGCGGGATCCACCGCATCGTGGGGACGTTCGTCGGTTTGGCGTTGGTCGCCGTCGTACTTTTCCCGGGGCCATTGTCCCCGCTGCAGTATTTCCCCGGCCACACCGCCGCCGTGCTGGCGCTGCTGGTGATCGCATTCCAGTTCCCCACCGAACTCTTCATGGCGCGGCACTACGGCTGGGCCATGGTCTTCTTCACGCCGGTGATCGTGCTCATGACGCAGCTTGCCGCGCCCGTGGACCCGGGCTTGCTGGTCACCGAACGCGCGGTGGAGACCTTTGTGGGCGCCGTGATCGGTATCGCCGTGGTGGTGGCCGTCCGTGCGCCGCGGAGGGCTACTGCTTCGGACGCCGCGGCGGTCCGGACGTAA
- a CDS encoding IucA/IucC family protein: MGVAADRPDSTANTVPHLAPERWAAANRHLVRKALAEFLHERILEPQRLGSGRGATGPDEPAVYVVRSDDGLTAYSFTARVLELEHWSVDAASIHCTRSGEDAAPDALRFITEFRGTLGIREEMLPVYLEEISSTLASHSYKQWLGQPSAEELAAGVTGGTDPAADFQAIERSMTEGHPCFVANNGRLGFGISDYRAFAPETGAPVRLEWIGVHRSKAVFTASAGLDYRAHLEAELGAAALQSFDTEFTAQGVDPAQYFLMPVHPWQWENKLTVTFAAEIAQQHIIHLGTGADSYQAQQSIRTFFNTAAPAKSYVKTAMSVLNMGFMRGLSPQYMKATPAINDWLQDLIRSDEALQKRGLAMISEIAAIGYHNGYYEAASAKGSPYRKMLSALWRESPLPLLEDGQQLATMASLLHVDSTGKPMVSALIERSGLEPSEWLRRYFEAYLVPLVHCLYRYELAFMPHGENVILVLDNGVPVRAVMKDIAEEIVVMGRRLDLPEEVSRIQVDIPDGEKVLAIYTDVFDCIFRFLGALLVEDGKLGEEEFWGTAARVIQDYQAEHPELADQFARHDLFAPDFELSCLNRLQLRNNQQMLDLTDPSGGLQMAGRLANPLARFAAGC, encoded by the coding sequence ATTGGCGTCGCCGCCGACAGGCCGGACAGCACCGCCAACACCGTTCCCCACCTCGCACCCGAACGCTGGGCGGCGGCCAACCGCCACCTGGTTCGCAAGGCGCTTGCAGAATTCCTGCACGAACGCATCCTGGAGCCGCAGCGCCTGGGCTCCGGCAGGGGTGCCACGGGTCCGGACGAGCCCGCGGTGTACGTGGTCCGCAGCGACGACGGCCTCACGGCGTACTCGTTCACGGCCCGCGTGCTTGAGCTGGAGCACTGGTCGGTGGACGCCGCTTCCATCCACTGCACACGCAGCGGCGAGGATGCGGCCCCGGACGCCCTGCGTTTCATCACCGAGTTCAGGGGCACTCTGGGCATCCGCGAGGAGATGCTCCCGGTCTACCTTGAAGAGATCAGCAGCACCCTGGCCAGCCACTCCTACAAGCAGTGGCTGGGACAGCCGTCCGCCGAGGAACTCGCGGCAGGAGTCACCGGCGGCACGGACCCCGCCGCCGATTTCCAGGCCATCGAACGCAGCATGACGGAGGGCCACCCCTGTTTTGTGGCCAACAACGGCAGGCTGGGGTTCGGCATCAGTGACTACCGGGCGTTCGCGCCGGAGACCGGAGCCCCCGTCCGCCTGGAATGGATCGGGGTCCACCGCAGCAAGGCTGTCTTCACCGCCAGCGCCGGACTGGACTACCGCGCCCACCTGGAGGCCGAGCTCGGCGCCGCCGCGCTGCAGTCCTTTGACACCGAATTCACCGCCCAGGGTGTGGACCCCGCCCAGTACTTCCTGATGCCGGTGCATCCGTGGCAGTGGGAGAACAAGCTCACTGTCACGTTCGCTGCCGAAATCGCCCAGCAGCACATCATCCATCTGGGGACCGGCGCAGACAGTTACCAGGCCCAGCAGTCGATCCGCACGTTCTTCAACACGGCCGCGCCCGCCAAGAGCTACGTCAAGACGGCGATGTCCGTACTGAACATGGGCTTTATGCGGGGACTCTCGCCGCAGTACATGAAGGCAACCCCCGCCATCAACGACTGGCTGCAGGACCTGATCAGGTCAGACGAAGCCCTGCAGAAACGCGGACTGGCCATGATCAGCGAGATCGCTGCCATCGGCTACCACAACGGCTACTACGAGGCCGCGTCCGCCAAGGGCTCGCCGTACCGGAAGATGCTGTCCGCGCTGTGGAGGGAAAGTCCGCTCCCGCTGCTGGAGGACGGCCAGCAGCTTGCCACCATGGCGTCCCTGCTGCACGTCGATTCGACCGGCAAACCGATGGTGTCTGCCCTGATTGAGCGCTCCGGACTGGAGCCTTCCGAATGGCTGCGCCGCTACTTCGAGGCCTACCTCGTCCCGTTGGTCCACTGCCTCTACCGGTACGAACTCGCCTTTATGCCGCATGGCGAGAACGTGATCCTCGTGCTGGATAACGGTGTGCCCGTCCGTGCGGTGATGAAGGACATCGCCGAGGAAATCGTGGTGATGGGGCGCCGGCTGGACCTGCCCGAGGAGGTATCGAGGATCCAGGTTGATATCCCTGACGGCGAAAAGGTGCTGGCCATCTATACGGATGTATTCGACTGCATCTTCCGCTTCCTCGGTGCCCTGCTGGTGGAGGACGGGAAACTCGGCGAGGAGGAGTTCTGGGGCACGGCCGCGCGGGTCATCCAGGACTACCAGGCTGAACACCCGGAGCTGGCGGACCAGTTCGCCCGCCACGACCTGTTCGCCCCTGACTTTGAACTGTCGTGCCTGAACCGGCTGCAGCTGCGGAACAACCAGCAGATGCTTGACCTCACGGACCCGTCCGGCGGGTTGCAGATGGCCGGCCGGCTCGCCAACCCGCTCGCCAGGTTCGCTGCCGGCTGTTGA
- a CDS encoding lysine N(6)-hydroxylase/L-ornithine N(5)-oxygenase family protein gives MSTSTEPRIFDFAGIGVGPFNLGLAALSEPVDGLDGVFLEQRESFDWHPGMMLEPAHLQVPFMADLVTLADPTSPYSFLNFLKQTGRLYRFYIRENFYPLRAEYNQYCQWVAGQLRSVRFSTAVLDVTYDAGVYRLSVEGPDGPEVLLARRLVLGTGTSPYVPASCDGIVEAAANGGGGLVLHNADYLSRKSELQAKRSITIVGSGQSAAEIYNDLLQDMDTYGYQLNWVTRSGRFFPLEYTKLTLEMTSPEYVDYFHGLPQDQRDGLIKSQKNLYKGINSELIDAIYDLLYTKSLSGMVDTQLLTHSSLTGGAWDQATGSHTLQLRHEEQGSDYVLDSDAVVLATGYTYREPDFLAGIQDRIARDSAGRFAVARNYSTGVEPGELFVQNAELHTHGFVTPDLGMAAYRNSCILREITGREVYPVERSIAFQQFGAPDSVPTAAGPVSASVSGPAGRSAEPAPTQTVEVSA, from the coding sequence ATGAGCACCTCCACCGAACCGCGCATTTTCGACTTCGCCGGGATCGGCGTCGGACCCTTCAACCTGGGCCTCGCCGCCCTCAGCGAGCCGGTGGACGGGCTGGATGGCGTCTTCCTGGAGCAACGGGAATCCTTTGACTGGCACCCTGGCATGATGCTGGAGCCGGCCCACCTCCAGGTGCCGTTCATGGCGGATCTGGTGACGCTGGCCGATCCCACCTCGCCGTATTCGTTCCTGAATTTCCTCAAGCAGACCGGCCGCCTCTACCGCTTCTACATCCGCGAAAACTTCTATCCGCTGCGCGCGGAGTACAACCAGTACTGCCAGTGGGTGGCCGGCCAGCTGCGGTCCGTCCGTTTTAGCACGGCTGTGCTGGATGTAACGTACGACGCCGGCGTGTACCGCCTTTCAGTGGAAGGTCCGGACGGGCCTGAGGTGCTGCTGGCGCGGCGGCTCGTGCTTGGCACGGGCACCTCGCCATACGTGCCGGCGTCCTGTGACGGAATAGTCGAGGCGGCTGCGAACGGCGGCGGGGGACTCGTCCTCCACAACGCCGACTACCTGTCGAGGAAGAGTGAGCTGCAGGCCAAGCGGAGCATCACCATCGTGGGCAGCGGCCAGAGCGCCGCGGAAATCTACAACGATCTCCTGCAAGACATGGACACCTACGGTTACCAGCTGAACTGGGTCACCCGGTCCGGGCGGTTCTTCCCGCTGGAGTACACCAAGCTCACCCTGGAGATGACCTCGCCGGAGTACGTGGACTACTTCCATGGGCTGCCCCAGGACCAACGCGACGGACTCATCAAGAGCCAGAAGAACCTGTACAAAGGCATCAACTCCGAGCTGATCGACGCCATCTACGACCTCCTGTACACGAAGAGCCTCTCCGGCATGGTGGACACCCAGCTCCTGACCCATTCGTCGCTCACCGGCGGCGCTTGGGATCAGGCCACCGGTTCCCACACGCTGCAGCTCCGGCACGAGGAACAGGGCTCGGATTATGTGCTGGACAGCGACGCCGTGGTCCTGGCCACCGGTTACACCTACCGGGAGCCGGACTTCCTGGCGGGCATCCAGGACCGGATTGCCAGGGACTCCGCCGGCCGGTTCGCCGTGGCGCGCAACTACAGCACCGGCGTCGAACCTGGCGAACTTTTCGTCCAGAACGCCGAGCTGCACACGCACGGCTTTGTCACCCCGGACCTGGGCATGGCCGCCTACCGCAACTCGTGCATCCTGCGTGAGATCACCGGCCGCGAGGTTTATCCCGTGGAGCGCAGCATCGCGTTCCAGCAGTTCGGCGCGCCGGATAGTGTTCCGACTGCTGCCGGCCCGGTCTCCGCTTCAGTCTCCGGTCCGGCCGGACGCAGCGCCGAGCCGGCTCCCACCCAGACGGTGGAGGTGTCCGCATGA
- a CDS encoding RNA polymerase sigma factor, with the protein MSGAEARGAVEAVWRMESARIVGALARYTGDFPLAEDLAQEALAEALVSWSVNGVPAEPAGWLLTTGRRRAIDTFRRRAARDEKYALLASDLAAEEPGADALFDPEAIDDDVLALMFISCHPVLAKEARIALTLRVVGGLGSDEIAKAFLVPVATIQARITRAKKTLAAAQVPFAVPEPHERAERLGSVLNVIYLIFTEGSFASGGAEWIRTDLAGEARRLARVLVQISPEPEVFGLIALMELTAARFPARLDASGRPVLLEDQDRRRWDQAAIRRGRAALARAAGSGRGLGAYGLQASIAECHAVAHSVAETDWQRIVILYEALGRLAPSPVIELNRAVAVAMASGPADGLELVEAIAARGELAGSHLLPAVRGEMLTRLGRRDDARSALLQAVALCGNAAERAVLQRKVDELS; encoded by the coding sequence GTGAGTGGTGCTGAGGCGCGGGGCGCCGTCGAGGCGGTGTGGCGGATGGAGTCTGCCCGCATCGTCGGCGCCCTGGCCCGCTATACAGGCGACTTCCCGCTGGCCGAGGATCTCGCCCAGGAGGCCCTCGCCGAGGCACTCGTCTCGTGGTCCGTCAACGGTGTACCCGCCGAACCCGCCGGCTGGCTCCTCACCACAGGCCGCCGTCGTGCGATTGATACGTTCCGGCGGCGGGCGGCGCGGGACGAAAAGTACGCCCTGCTGGCCAGCGACCTCGCGGCGGAGGAGCCAGGAGCGGACGCCTTGTTCGACCCCGAGGCGATCGACGACGACGTGCTCGCCCTGATGTTCATCTCCTGCCATCCGGTGCTGGCCAAGGAAGCCCGGATCGCGTTGACGCTGCGCGTAGTGGGCGGCCTGGGCAGCGACGAGATTGCCAAGGCTTTCCTGGTCCCGGTGGCGACGATCCAGGCACGCATCACCCGTGCCAAGAAGACGCTGGCCGCCGCGCAGGTGCCTTTCGCGGTGCCTGAGCCGCACGAGCGGGCTGAACGGCTCGGCTCGGTGCTCAACGTCATCTACCTGATCTTCACGGAGGGCTCGTTTGCCTCGGGCGGCGCGGAGTGGATCCGCACGGACCTGGCCGGCGAAGCCCGCCGCCTTGCCCGGGTGCTGGTGCAGATCTCGCCGGAGCCCGAGGTGTTCGGGCTGATTGCGCTGATGGAACTTACCGCTGCGCGGTTCCCGGCCCGGCTCGACGCGTCGGGCCGCCCGGTGCTTCTGGAAGACCAGGACCGACGGCGGTGGGACCAGGCCGCGATCCGGCGCGGACGTGCGGCGCTGGCGCGGGCCGCGGGATCCGGACGCGGGTTGGGTGCGTACGGTCTCCAGGCTTCCATCGCTGAGTGCCACGCGGTGGCTCATTCGGTTGCCGAGACGGACTGGCAGCGGATCGTCATCCTCTACGAAGCCCTCGGCCGGCTGGCCCCGTCCCCCGTCATCGAACTCAACCGAGCGGTCGCCGTCGCGATGGCCTCCGGCCCGGCGGACGGACTGGAGCTGGTGGAGGCGATCGCCGCACGCGGAGAACTGGCGGGCTCGCACCTTCTTCCCGCGGTCCGTGGCGAGATGCTCACCCGGCTCGGCAGGCGCGACGACGCACGGTCCGCACTCCTGCAGGCCGTGGCGCTGTGCGGGAACGCCGCCGAGCGCGCGGTGCTGCAGCGCAAGGTGGACGAGCTCAGCTGA
- a CDS encoding SDR family NAD(P)-dependent oxidoreductase — protein sequence METPTTALVTGATAGLGAEFARQLAQEGHHMVLVARDAARLQQIADELERDYSVSTEVLPADLTDDAGVAAVVGRLTDAARPVEVLVNNAGIGLLHSFEKNSLEDEKRHLRLHVQTPMELCHAALQGMLERRSGRIINVASVSAFANRGSYSAAKGWQVIFSRWANLAYGPRGVHVTALCPGFTHTEFHDRMGMDKSVAPRWLWLRADLVVRDGLADNARGKGVSIPTKRYKLVAAISRVLPARFTSGPPRRPKQ from the coding sequence ATGGAAACACCCACCACGGCGCTCGTAACAGGGGCAACCGCAGGGCTGGGAGCGGAGTTCGCCCGCCAGCTCGCGCAGGAAGGCCACCACATGGTGCTGGTGGCCCGCGACGCCGCCCGGCTCCAGCAGATCGCTGACGAACTCGAGCGTGATTACAGCGTTTCCACTGAGGTGCTGCCCGCCGACCTGACGGACGACGCCGGTGTGGCCGCCGTCGTCGGGCGCCTCACGGACGCTGCACGGCCGGTTGAAGTCCTGGTGAACAATGCGGGGATCGGGCTGCTGCATTCGTTCGAAAAAAATTCCTTGGAGGACGAGAAAAGGCACCTTCGCCTGCACGTACAGACCCCCATGGAGCTCTGCCATGCTGCCCTGCAGGGGATGCTGGAGCGGCGCTCCGGCCGGATCATCAACGTTGCCAGCGTGTCGGCTTTCGCCAACCGCGGCAGCTACTCGGCTGCGAAAGGCTGGCAGGTCATCTTCAGCCGCTGGGCCAACCTGGCCTACGGACCGAGAGGCGTGCACGTCACGGCGCTGTGCCCCGGATTCACGCACACCGAATTTCACGACCGCATGGGCATGGACAAATCGGTCGCCCCGCGCTGGCTGTGGCTGCGGGCGGACCTGGTGGTCCGGGACGGCCTCGCCGACAACGCCCGCGGGAAGGGCGTTTCGATCCCCACCAAACGCTACAAACTGGTCGCCGCCATCTCGCGCGTGCTGCCGGCGCGGTTTACGTCCGGACCGCCGCGGCGTCCGAAGCAGTAG
- a CDS encoding GNAT family N-acetyltransferase, whose protein sequence is MSFTFRCVDAAADAPLLHSWVTQPYASFWGMLSSTVDGVVEEYSKIQATGHHHALLGINDDGVPAFLMEEYLPAASPLAAIYAVQEGDIGMHLLVAPPSGDPQPGYTAAVMDAVLERLFEKPGVERVVVEPDARNSKIHVLNERLGFQPAGVVTLPDKEALLSFCTRQDYLAARAALGHPRVHSHDLSTPILQGASL, encoded by the coding sequence ATGAGTTTCACGTTCCGCTGTGTTGACGCCGCGGCCGATGCACCCCTCCTCCACAGCTGGGTCACCCAGCCGTACGCGTCGTTCTGGGGGATGCTGTCCTCCACAGTTGACGGCGTTGTGGAGGAGTACTCGAAAATCCAGGCAACGGGGCATCACCACGCCTTGCTGGGGATCAACGACGACGGCGTCCCCGCCTTCCTGATGGAGGAATACCTGCCAGCCGCCTCGCCGCTGGCCGCGATCTATGCCGTGCAGGAGGGCGACATCGGCATGCACCTGCTGGTGGCGCCGCCGTCGGGAGATCCCCAACCGGGGTACACGGCCGCGGTGATGGATGCCGTGCTGGAGCGGTTGTTCGAAAAACCGGGCGTGGAACGCGTGGTGGTTGAACCAGACGCCAGGAACTCCAAGATCCATGTGCTCAACGAGCGGCTGGGCTTCCAGCCGGCGGGGGTTGTCACCCTGCCGGACAAGGAAGCGCTGCTCAGCTTCTGCACACGCCAGGACTACCTCGCCGCCCGCGCAGCCCTGGGCCACCCTCGAGTCCATTCCCATGACCTTTCCACCCCGATCCTCCAGGGAGCATCACTGTGA